In Mangrovivirga cuniculi, the following proteins share a genomic window:
- the dnaN gene encoding DNA polymerase III subunit beta yields MKFIVSSSALLKQLSGINGVITSSPVVPILENFLFEVSEGKLTVTASDLQTSMITEIDVESKESGSIAVPARILLDTLKNLPEQPVTFSIDEDTYAVEISSDNGKYKLSGENATDFPKVPTVNDGYSFNVSTDIFSKAVNNTIFATSNDELRPAMTGVYMKLTDTNATFVATDGHRLVRYRRVDVAEDIDHPIIIPRKALNLLKATLPSDNTNVNVEYNATNAFFKFNNIQMICRLIDERFPDYENVIPMDNDNEMSIDKGEFLSSLRRISIYANKTTHQVRLKITGSELQISAEDLDFSNEANERLSCEHDGDDLEIGFNAKFLIEMLNNVDSKEILMKFSAPNRAGLIFPKNGDENEDILMLVMPVMLSNYN; encoded by the coding sequence ATGAAGTTCATCGTTTCATCATCAGCATTACTGAAGCAACTCTCCGGAATTAACGGGGTGATCACCTCAAGTCCGGTAGTACCTATATTAGAAAACTTTTTATTTGAAGTAAGTGAAGGTAAATTGACTGTAACTGCGTCAGACCTTCAAACCAGCATGATCACTGAGATCGATGTTGAATCAAAAGAAAGCGGAAGCATTGCGGTTCCGGCAAGAATATTACTCGATACTTTAAAAAACTTACCTGAACAGCCGGTAACTTTTTCGATTGATGAAGATACTTATGCTGTGGAGATCAGTTCTGATAACGGGAAGTATAAATTATCCGGAGAGAACGCAACAGATTTCCCTAAGGTACCAACAGTTAATGATGGCTATTCATTTAATGTTAGTACAGACATCTTCTCAAAGGCAGTAAACAATACGATCTTTGCAACCAGCAATGACGAATTGAGGCCTGCAATGACTGGTGTATATATGAAGCTGACTGATACCAATGCTACATTTGTAGCAACTGATGGTCACAGGCTGGTTCGATACAGAAGGGTAGATGTCGCTGAGGATATTGATCATCCAATTATAATTCCACGAAAGGCACTTAATTTGTTGAAAGCAACTTTACCTTCAGACAATACGAATGTAAATGTTGAATACAATGCAACAAATGCATTCTTTAAATTCAACAATATTCAAATGATTTGTCGTCTTATCGATGAACGTTTCCCTGATTATGAGAACGTTATTCCAATGGATAATGACAATGAGATGTCAATCGATAAAGGTGAATTTTTAAGTTCGCTAAGAAGGATTAGCATTTATGCCAACAAAACTACACACCAGGTCAGGCTTAAAATTACTGGAAGTGAACTTCAGATATCCGCTGAAGATTTGGATTTCAGTAATGAAGCTAATGAAAGACTGAGTTGTGAACACGATGGGGACGATCTGGAAATTGGTTTCAACGCAAAATTTCTAATCGAAATGTTAAATAATGTTGATTCTAAGGAAATTTTGATGAAGTTTTCAGCTCCTAACAGGGCTGGATTAATTTTCCCTAAAAACGGGGATGAAAATGAAGATATTCTAATGCTGGTTATGCCTGTAATGCTTAGCAATTACAACTAA
- a CDS encoding alkaline phosphatase, giving the protein MIKNKIYFAFAITLITLVNFSCDNNLKNDESNEQTTIKAKIESENNFNESQVYISKDIYNTDIELKHEFDNAGVKNIILLIGDGMGPAQVYSGKTANKGNLFLDHFQVVGKSKTNSSDSYITDSAAGATAFSTGEKTYNGAIGVDPDGKPLKTILEIAEDNGLSTGLIATSTITHATPASFIAHQPERSMHEEIASDFLKTDIDIFLGGGKKYFTERKDNKNLLEELKGNGYSLLSKTEELQSDLNGKVAGLFADDAMDKYPARGEFLPTATEKALSLLSQNEKGFFLMVEGSQIDWGGHDNDLAYVINEFNDFDRTVGVALKFASENEGTLVIVTADHETGGLTLVSGDLTEGKVEAKFSTDYHTGIPVQVYAYGPQQSLFLGSYENTAIFSKMKEAFGF; this is encoded by the coding sequence ATGATTAAAAATAAGATTTACTTCGCTTTTGCAATAACGCTGATTACATTAGTCAATTTTTCATGTGATAACAACTTGAAAAATGATGAAAGTAATGAACAAACAACTATTAAAGCAAAGATAGAGAGCGAGAATAATTTTAATGAAAGTCAGGTGTATATCTCAAAAGATATATATAATACTGACATAGAATTAAAACATGAATTTGATAATGCCGGGGTTAAGAATATCATTCTTTTAATCGGTGATGGTATGGGGCCTGCTCAGGTTTATTCTGGTAAAACTGCCAACAAAGGGAATTTATTTTTAGATCACTTTCAGGTAGTTGGAAAGTCTAAAACGAATTCTTCAGACAGCTATATTACAGATTCAGCAGCGGGAGCTACTGCATTTAGCACAGGAGAAAAAACATATAATGGAGCGATTGGGGTTGATCCTGATGGTAAACCTTTAAAAACTATTCTGGAAATTGCTGAGGATAATGGTTTATCTACCGGTTTAATCGCTACCAGTACAATCACTCACGCAACACCGGCATCATTTATAGCTCACCAACCTGAGCGAAGCATGCATGAAGAAATTGCATCAGATTTTTTGAAAACAGATATAGATATCTTTTTAGGAGGAGGAAAAAAATATTTCACAGAAAGAAAAGATAATAAAAACCTTCTTGAAGAACTTAAAGGTAATGGATACAGTCTATTATCGAAAACTGAAGAATTACAATCTGATCTAAACGGTAAAGTAGCCGGTTTATTCGCTGATGATGCAATGGATAAATATCCTGCGAGAGGAGAATTTCTTCCAACAGCTACCGAAAAAGCTCTTTCACTACTTTCTCAAAATGAAAAAGGATTTTTTCTGATGGTCGAAGGATCACAGATTGATTGGGGAGGTCATGATAATGATCTTGCATATGTCATTAACGAGTTTAATGATTTTGATCGCACAGTTGGAGTAGCCTTAAAGTTTGCTAGCGAAAATGAAGGTACGCTGGTTATCGTTACTGCAGATCATGAAACTGGTGGATTAACACTTGTCAGTGGAGATTTGACTGAAGGAAAAGTAGAAGCTAAATTTTCGACAGATTATCATACTGGGATTCCTGTACAAGTGTATGCCTATGGTCCGCAGCAGTCATTGTTCTTAGGATCTTATGAAAATACAGCAATTTTTAGTAAAATGAAGGAAGCATTTGGGTTTTAA
- a CDS encoding DoxX family protein: MSKLFFSTTIRSRSLGVALLIYRVAIGGMLLGHGIPKLLEFESLSQSFPDPLGLGSVLSLILVIVAEVVCAILIITGLLTRFAVIPVLITMLIAVFIIHGEDGFSAQEAALHYLLASVFLMIVGPGKFSFDSWVSKKRKSKFFK, translated from the coding sequence ATGTCAAAACTATTCTTTTCAACTACTATTAGATCACGGTCTCTTGGAGTTGCTCTTTTAATTTATCGTGTTGCTATAGGTGGCATGTTATTAGGTCATGGGATCCCTAAATTATTAGAATTTGAATCCTTAAGTCAGTCTTTTCCCGATCCTCTGGGATTAGGCTCTGTATTAAGTTTGATACTTGTAATCGTTGCCGAAGTTGTTTGTGCAATATTAATAATTACCGGATTGCTTACGAGATTTGCTGTGATTCCTGTTCTAATAACGATGTTGATTGCCGTTTTTATTATTCATGGTGAGGATGGTTTTTCAGCTCAGGAAGCAGCTCTTCACTATCTCCTCGCAAGTGTATTTTTAATGATCGTCGGTCCAGGTAAATTTTCATTTGATTCCTGGGTTTCAAAAAAGAGAAAATCAAAATTCTTTAAATAA
- a CDS encoding ROK family protein has product MKKYFGVDVGGTNIKIGVVSEKGKIIEKIKYSTTKDRPDDTTFINHFIEVMGSEIKRYPEIDKIGIGLPGMLSEDRKKILNLPNIPNLGGRKFYKELQNAFSDKKFKLENDANAAALGEYNFGSGKMPETFLFITLGTGVGSGLIFKKKIFNGGKGNALELGHILSEDGKVLESHIGKKGIMRMTLNILQEHPESEINDLKSFRPKDVALAGLEGDIVGIKVFQKVGELLGKALVTTLRLLDINDIYVGGGLSAGLKIVEPELRKVLNQHLPEYYTEDLNIKKASLGNNAGILGAASLCIED; this is encoded by the coding sequence ATGAAAAAATATTTTGGTGTAGATGTAGGAGGAACCAACATAAAAATTGGTGTCGTTAGTGAAAAAGGTAAAATAATTGAGAAAATAAAATATAGCACCACTAAAGACCGACCCGATGACACCACCTTTATCAATCATTTTATTGAAGTAATGGGTAGTGAAATCAAACGATATCCTGAAATAGACAAAATAGGTATTGGATTGCCAGGCATGCTCTCTGAAGACAGAAAGAAAATTCTCAATCTGCCAAATATCCCTAACCTCGGAGGAAGAAAATTTTATAAAGAGCTTCAAAATGCTTTTTCTGATAAGAAATTCAAACTTGAAAATGATGCTAATGCAGCTGCTTTAGGGGAATACAATTTCGGCTCAGGAAAGATGCCGGAAACATTCTTGTTTATTACCCTTGGTACCGGTGTTGGATCAGGATTGATTTTTAAAAAGAAAATTTTTAACGGGGGGAAAGGCAATGCGCTTGAACTTGGTCATATTTTATCAGAAGATGGCAAGGTTCTTGAGTCTCATATTGGAAAAAAAGGAATCATGAGGATGACGCTGAATATCCTTCAGGAGCACCCGGAAAGTGAAATTAATGATCTCAAATCTTTTCGCCCCAAGGATGTCGCACTTGCAGGATTAGAAGGTGATATTGTAGGAATCAAAGTTTTTCAAAAAGTAGGAGAACTTTTAGGAAAAGCACTGGTTACCACTCTACGACTTTTAGATATTAACGATATATATGTCGGTGGAGGATTGTCTGCCGGATTAAAGATCGTTGAACCCGAGTTGAGAAAAGTTTTGAATCAACATCTTCCAGAATACTATACGGAAGATTTAAATATCAAAAAAGCTTCTTTGGGGAATAATGCAGGGATATTAGGAGCCGCATCTTTATGTATTGAAGATTAA
- a CDS encoding AsmA family protein, with protein MAPSILKGKWLWIIIISTILLIGLISLKFISERKVLNAINNAESGHKFEVRDVDLSIFSESVRLTDVKISPQDDLIKDTSKNYIEATAQQFLLSGVSIPELLLNNKFDADLLLVDNLDVSLYRKQIDSSDSSDVTHQGSQNQIWKIISSGILINGLELKDCSYKFYYSHDNSNLQLSAEPVNIRITDLSTDSAMVHRDKPFDLKNAIISIKNIKYHDVDSLFDYTIQKMDYKDKQLTIYGIKYSPNYPVHETSVKKGIQTDIPTVKVKSITLFNPVIDSLDAYIKLDSMLVDSAGLELFRNKNLPLPKQPIKPLFAGMIKSTPVKFFIPKLILKNSSVKYSEKQINVDADLLKLNITSLNVEVFNLTNLADKISLNSDYTINARSEFMNGTDLLINITGNYNSSDQSFNVKGKLSRMKMSALNSFVTPITHMKIAGNLEPLTFSFTGNNYRSNGWLLMPYTNLKVELFHKHKTSKVKPVESFLANTLLDSDNQLGNKHFHYGEIKFDRVKTKSVFHFMANSLKTGAISTLLKKHKGMPPGYASSK; from the coding sequence ATGGCACCATCTATTTTAAAGGGAAAATGGCTTTGGATAATTATAATCTCAACCATTTTATTGATCGGTTTAATTTCTCTCAAGTTTATTAGTGAAAGAAAGGTCTTAAATGCAATCAATAATGCAGAATCAGGTCATAAATTCGAAGTCAGAGATGTTGATCTTTCAATTTTCTCAGAAAGTGTCCGATTGACTGACGTAAAAATTTCACCCCAGGATGATTTAATAAAAGACACCTCGAAAAATTATATAGAAGCAACAGCCCAGCAATTCTTATTATCGGGAGTTTCAATACCTGAATTACTATTGAATAATAAATTTGACGCTGATTTACTTCTGGTAGATAATCTTGATGTTTCTCTATATAGAAAACAAATCGATTCTTCTGATTCTTCTGATGTAACCCATCAAGGTAGTCAAAATCAGATCTGGAAAATTATATCTTCAGGAATTCTAATAAATGGACTGGAATTAAAGGATTGTAGTTATAAGTTTTATTATTCACATGATAATTCTAACCTCCAACTCAGTGCAGAACCGGTTAATATCAGAATCACTGACTTAAGTACGGATAGTGCAATGGTCCATAGAGATAAACCTTTTGATTTAAAAAATGCGATCATTTCTATAAAAAACATCAAATATCACGATGTGGATAGTCTGTTTGATTATACAATCCAGAAAATGGATTATAAGGATAAACAACTAACAATTTATGGAATAAAATATTCTCCAAATTATCCTGTTCATGAAACATCGGTGAAAAAAGGGATTCAGACTGATATCCCAACTGTTAAAGTAAAATCAATTACGCTGTTTAACCCGGTAATCGATTCGCTGGATGCATACATTAAATTAGATTCCATGCTCGTTGATTCTGCCGGCCTGGAATTATTCAGAAATAAAAATCTGCCACTCCCTAAACAACCAATAAAACCTCTCTTTGCAGGAATGATAAAATCAACACCAGTCAAATTTTTCATTCCTAAGCTGATTCTTAAAAATTCTTCAGTGAAGTACTCCGAAAAGCAAATCAACGTAGATGCAGACCTTTTAAAACTCAATATAACCTCTCTAAATGTCGAAGTTTTCAACCTAACCAATCTTGCTGATAAAATCTCGTTGAATAGTGATTATACAATAAATGCCAGAAGTGAATTTATGAATGGAACTGACCTCCTAATTAATATCACAGGAAACTATAATAGCTCTGATCAATCATTTAATGTAAAAGGTAAACTTTCCAGGATGAAAATGTCGGCCTTAAATTCTTTTGTGACCCCAATAACACATATGAAAATAGCGGGAAATCTGGAGCCATTAACATTTTCGTTTACAGGAAACAATTACAGATCTAATGGCTGGTTGTTAATGCCCTACACTAACCTCAAAGTGGAACTTTTTCATAAACATAAAACCTCAAAAGTAAAACCAGTCGAATCCTTTTTGGCAAATACACTTCTGGATTCTGATAATCAATTGGGAAACAAACATTTTCATTACGGAGAAATAAAATTTGACAGGGTAAAAACTAAATCTGTTTTTCATTTTATGGCAAACAGCCTGAAAACAGGTGCTATTTCAACTTTATTAAAAAAACATAAAGGTATGCCACCTGGTTATGCATCATCCAAATAA
- a CDS encoding sensor histidine kinase: protein MVFKNFIYGVILRVIIITAFTFLASITFINNGFSLLFFIWVVFTLITMGSLVYYCNDINIKVTRFLESIRYADFNSTFSTQNNKGKTFKTMNTAFNEVLNAFKKIRSEAETQNLVLYTVLQHIQTGIISYNSNGRIGIINNSAKKLLGIGQMKNIEDLEVVNSKLYETFKKLGPGQNYLLKTDPETQLSINTTGLKMEGQNWTLVAIQNIQNELRKHELDAWQNLTKVLRHEIMNSITPISTLISSLNEIIVEDASKMESGDFKIEEESYQDLCDGLKTIENRSRGLLRFVNAYREYSNIPETNIRPVNVKILLQSILQLLKEDFQKDNIELFCDIKPDEMIINADEELIEMVLINLLKNAREALLEQNERNISIRAFNNGQGLGCIAVTDNGPGIDQSKLERIFIPFYTTKKEGSGIGLALARQIMQLHGGDIKTHSEVGKETTFSLHFRA from the coding sequence ATGGTCTTTAAAAACTTTATATACGGAGTAATTTTAAGAGTAATAATAATTACTGCTTTTACATTCCTTGCCAGTATCACATTTATTAATAATGGCTTTTCATTATTGTTTTTTATCTGGGTGGTATTTACTTTGATTACTATGGGCAGTCTGGTATATTATTGTAATGATATAAATATCAAAGTTACCCGGTTCCTGGAATCAATTAGATATGCTGATTTCAACTCGACTTTCAGTACTCAAAATAATAAAGGAAAGACTTTTAAAACCATGAATACTGCTTTTAATGAGGTTTTAAATGCATTTAAAAAAATAAGGTCAGAAGCTGAGACTCAAAACCTCGTGCTTTACACCGTTCTACAGCATATTCAAACCGGAATCATTTCATATAATTCAAATGGACGAATAGGGATAATTAATAACTCTGCAAAAAAACTTCTCGGAATTGGCCAAATGAAAAACATAGAAGATCTGGAAGTGGTAAACAGTAAGTTATATGAAACATTTAAGAAACTTGGTCCCGGACAAAATTACCTGCTGAAAACTGACCCGGAAACTCAGCTATCAATTAATACAACCGGACTAAAAATGGAAGGCCAGAACTGGACTTTAGTAGCCATTCAAAATATTCAGAATGAACTTAGAAAACATGAATTGGATGCATGGCAAAATCTAACTAAAGTTTTACGCCATGAAATCATGAACAGTATTACTCCTATTTCTACACTAATCAGTTCTCTCAACGAAATTATTGTAGAAGATGCCAGCAAAATGGAAAGTGGTGATTTCAAAATCGAAGAAGAATCCTATCAAGACCTTTGTGATGGGTTAAAAACCATTGAAAATCGGAGCCGGGGTCTGCTGAGATTTGTTAATGCTTACAGGGAATACAGTAATATACCCGAAACTAATATCAGACCAGTTAATGTTAAGATTTTACTTCAATCAATTTTACAGTTATTAAAAGAAGATTTTCAAAAAGACAATATTGAACTATTCTGTGACATAAAACCTGATGAAATGATAATCAATGCCGATGAAGAGCTTATCGAAATGGTTTTGATCAATCTGCTTAAAAACGCCAGAGAAGCCTTACTGGAACAAAACGAAAGAAATATATCTATCAGAGCATTTAATAATGGACAAGGGCTGGGATGTATTGCTGTAACTGATAATGGACCCGGAATAGATCAGTCTAAACTGGAAAGGATATTCATTCCATTTTATACCACTAAAAAAGAAGGCTCAGGTATCGGGCTTGCACTGGCAAGACAAATTATGCAATTACATGGTGGTGATATAAAAACGCATTCGGAAGTAGGTAAAGAGACAACGTTCAGTTTACATTTCCGAGCATAA
- a CDS encoding sigma-54-dependent transcriptional regulator: MSEIKQGTILIVDDNEDLLRAARIFLKRHFLRVDTESKPENIPNLLNNEHYDVILLDMNFTKDVSSGSEGFHWLNKILEIDSAAVVVLITAYGDVDLAVRAIKEGATDFVLKPWENEKLLGTLYSALKLRQSKLEVDALKGEKQQLYADLDKKFSEIIGQSPAMQRVFETIERVAATDANVLITGENGTGKELVARAIHRSSHRNDEAFVSVDLGAVTDTLFESELFGHVKGSFTDAKADRAGRFEMANKGTLFLDEIGNISPSHQAKLLTVLQNRRVTRVGSNKEVEVDIRLISATNMPLNEMVNSGGFRQDLLYRINTIEVQLPALRDRIEDIPLLTDHFIQHYAKKYNKDIVKASEAAISRMQKYQWPGNIRELQHAIERAIIMTNNKIIQPEDIFSNLGAPHSKSFNEENLDQLNIEEVEKILIRKALKKFNGNVTQAAQELGLTRSSLYRRLEKYGL; encoded by the coding sequence ATGAGCGAAATAAAACAAGGCACTATTTTAATAGTCGATGACAATGAAGATCTTCTCAGGGCTGCCAGAATTTTTTTGAAGCGGCACTTTTTAAGAGTAGATACAGAATCTAAGCCGGAGAATATTCCAAACCTACTTAATAATGAACATTATGATGTCATTCTGCTCGATATGAATTTCACAAAGGATGTAAGTAGTGGTTCAGAAGGTTTTCATTGGTTAAATAAAATACTGGAGATTGATTCGGCAGCTGTTGTGGTATTAATTACTGCGTACGGAGATGTTGATCTCGCAGTACGTGCCATAAAAGAAGGAGCAACAGACTTTGTTTTAAAGCCCTGGGAAAATGAAAAACTATTAGGAACGTTATATTCCGCTCTTAAACTAAGGCAAAGCAAGCTTGAGGTTGACGCCTTAAAAGGAGAAAAACAACAGTTATATGCCGATCTAGACAAGAAATTTTCTGAAATAATTGGTCAAAGCCCTGCTATGCAACGGGTTTTTGAAACAATAGAACGGGTTGCTGCTACAGATGCTAATGTTTTAATTACTGGCGAAAACGGAACTGGAAAAGAATTGGTCGCACGGGCTATTCATCGGTCATCTCATCGAAATGATGAAGCTTTTGTTTCTGTGGATCTGGGAGCAGTTACTGACACATTATTTGAAAGTGAGCTTTTTGGTCATGTTAAAGGATCTTTTACTGATGCAAAAGCAGACCGGGCAGGACGATTTGAAATGGCTAATAAGGGTACGTTATTCCTTGATGAAATAGGAAATATCTCACCTTCACATCAAGCCAAATTACTTACTGTTCTTCAAAACCGAAGGGTTACCCGGGTGGGGAGTAATAAAGAGGTAGAAGTAGATATTCGACTGATCTCAGCGACTAATATGCCTTTAAATGAGATGGTTAATAGTGGTGGGTTCAGACAAGATCTTTTATATCGTATAAACACTATAGAAGTTCAACTGCCAGCCCTGAGAGATAGAATTGAAGACATCCCATTATTAACTGATCATTTCATTCAGCATTATGCTAAGAAATACAACAAAGATATAGTTAAAGCCAGTGAAGCAGCTATATCGAGAATGCAGAAGTACCAATGGCCAGGCAATATCAGGGAATTACAACATGCTATTGAACGTGCTATAATTATGACAAACAATAAAATTATTCAACCAGAGGACATTTTTAGCAATCTGGGAGCTCCCCACTCCAAAAGCTTTAATGAAGAAAATCTGGACCAGCTTAATATCGAGGAAGTCGAAAAGATCCTCATAAGAAAAGCGCTTAAAAAATTTAATGGAAATGTTACTCAGGCAGCCCAGGAACTTGGGCTGACCCGATCATCATTGTATAGGAGGTTAGAAAAATATGGTCTTTAA
- a CDS encoding efflux RND transporter periplasmic adaptor subunit translates to MDRKIETKRWTWKKISGVVIASVIVIFLAFQLIFGDNRSSLNVESERITTATVKQGAFQEFIPVNGNVAPGEVYFLDAIEGGIIQEVIRESGANVDEGDTVLTLTNSKLQLDVMQRETQLYEQINNLRQTRLLLDQNDLSQRAQLAEIDYQLNILKPQFERNKKLYKEKLISEQEFEQIDEQLKYNQNRRALTYRSYRNDSIARAIQMNQLYQSEKRMLRSLEAVGQILDNLIITAPESGQLSAPQLEVGQSVNAGQRLGQIDVMDDYKVRVGIDELYLPRVDIGQKGTFNFAGKQYTLEINKIYPNISDGRFQVDMVFAGEVPEGIRRGQTLRIRLELGNLEQAILLPTGGFFNDTGGRWIYVLNSDNTKAYKKDISIGRRNPDYYEVLSGLQPGDRVVISGYDNFGDNDVLNLK, encoded by the coding sequence ATGGATCGAAAAATTGAAACCAAACGTTGGACATGGAAAAAAATCAGTGGAGTTGTAATCGCTTCAGTAATTGTCATTTTTTTAGCGTTTCAGCTGATATTTGGTGATAACAGAAGTTCTTTGAATGTTGAATCTGAAAGAATAACCACTGCAACTGTCAAACAGGGAGCTTTTCAGGAATTTATTCCTGTTAATGGGAATGTGGCACCCGGGGAAGTGTATTTTCTGGATGCGATAGAAGGAGGAATAATACAGGAAGTAATAAGAGAATCCGGAGCAAACGTGGATGAAGGAGATACAGTATTAACGCTGACTAATTCTAAGCTTCAGCTCGATGTGATGCAAAGAGAAACTCAATTATATGAGCAGATCAATAATTTGCGTCAGACCAGGTTGCTATTAGATCAGAATGACTTGAGCCAACGAGCACAGCTTGCTGAAATAGATTATCAATTAAATATTTTAAAACCGCAATTCGAACGTAATAAAAAGCTTTACAAAGAAAAGCTGATTAGTGAACAGGAGTTTGAACAAATAGATGAGCAATTAAAATACAATCAAAACCGCAGAGCATTGACTTATCGTTCTTATCGCAATGATTCGATAGCACGAGCGATTCAGATGAATCAGTTATATCAATCAGAAAAAAGAATGTTAAGGAGTCTGGAAGCTGTGGGACAGATTCTTGATAATCTGATTATCACTGCGCCGGAATCCGGTCAGCTGTCAGCACCACAATTAGAGGTAGGACAGTCAGTAAATGCAGGTCAGCGACTTGGACAGATTGATGTAATGGATGATTACAAAGTGAGAGTGGGTATCGATGAGCTCTATTTACCAAGAGTAGATATTGGCCAAAAGGGCACGTTTAATTTTGCAGGGAAACAATATACATTAGAAATAAATAAGATCTATCCGAATATTTCAGATGGGCGATTCCAGGTAGATATGGTTTTTGCTGGCGAAGTACCTGAAGGAATAAGAAGAGGGCAGACTTTAAGAATAAGACTAGAATTAGGTAATCTGGAACAAGCCATATTGCTACCGACAGGAGGATTCTTTAATGATACCGGAGGCCGTTGGATATATGTGCTTAATAGCGATAATACAAAAGCCTATAAAAAGGATATATCTATCGGAAGAAGAAATCCGGATTATTACGAAGTATTAAGTGGCCTTCAGCCAGGTGACAGAGTGGTAATCTCAGGCTATGACAATTTTGGTGACAACGATGTATTGAACTTAAAATAA
- a CDS encoding ABC transporter ATP-binding protein has product MENILKTVDLKKLYRTEEVETTALNGINIEIKKGEFVAIMGPSGCGKSTLLNILGLLDNPSSGEYHFIDTEVSNHSERQRAKLRKGNIGFVFQSFNLIDELTVFENVELPLLYLKVPSSERKQKVEEVLQRMNIMHRRNHFPQQLSGGQQQRVAIARAIVARPSVILADEPTGNLDSANGEEVMRLLEQLNGEGTTIVMVTHSPHDANYAHRIINLFDGQVVTENIKEQFHV; this is encoded by the coding sequence ATGGAGAACATTTTAAAAACTGTTGATCTTAAAAAATTATATCGAACTGAGGAGGTTGAAACAACAGCCCTCAATGGAATAAATATTGAGATCAAAAAAGGTGAATTCGTAGCAATTATGGGGCCTTCAGGTTGCGGTAAATCTACTCTTCTAAATATACTTGGATTATTAGACAACCCAAGTTCAGGTGAATATCACTTTATCGATACTGAGGTATCAAACCACAGCGAAAGACAAAGGGCAAAGCTGCGAAAAGGGAATATAGGTTTTGTTTTTCAGAGCTTTAACCTGATCGATGAACTGACTGTATTTGAGAACGTTGAGCTACCACTATTGTATTTGAAAGTTCCTTCCAGTGAAAGAAAACAAAAAGTAGAGGAGGTACTTCAACGAATGAATATAATGCATAGGAGAAACCACTTTCCACAGCAATTATCAGGAGGTCAGCAACAGCGTGTAGCAATAGCCAGGGCAATTGTTGCCAGACCATCAGTGATATTAGCCGATGAGCCAACAGGTAATCTGGATAGTGCTAACGGTGAGGAGGTAATGCGCTTGCTTGAACAACTAAATGGAGAAGGTACTACTATTGTAATGGTTACACACTCTCCTCATGATGCGAATTATGCCCACAGGATCATTAATCTGTTTGATGGCCAGGTGGTAACTGAAAATATCAAAGAACAATTTCATGTTTAA